The following proteins come from a genomic window of Musa acuminata AAA Group cultivar baxijiao chromosome BXJ1-7, Cavendish_Baxijiao_AAA, whole genome shotgun sequence:
- the LOC135678192 gene encoding phytolongin Phyl1.1-like, producing MNSRRSKPVRLVSSNSQSIEVGLGESSMMGSSSIDNTVYCCVAKGNKILYSHNSNGCELETLAVLCLENAPAFHKWYFHTVGARTFGFLMVDGHTYFAIVDPSVGNLAILRFLEHIQEGFKKVVKNGFHDELVPIIQRLIASLENMPKSAFALDENSEQVASSDGSVSTEAPLLGIKHHEKKKKKMKDKVVQSDDVVEDHADGTVNINVAQQTMGTMSLQRSSSSSRPHSQQPGRRLWWRHVKIVVAADVIICLVLFGAWLAVCKGFHCVSGK from the coding sequence ATGAATTCGCGGCGGTCCAAACCCGTGAGGCTTGTTTCGTCCAATTCCCAATCCATAGAAGTAGGATTGGGAGAGAGCTCTATGATGGGTTCTTCTTCCATTGACAACACAGTCTACTGCTGTGTCGCCAAGGGGAACAAGATTCTGTACTCTCACAATAGCAATGGCTGCGAGCTTGAGACCTTGGCCGTTCTCTGCCTCGAGAATGCACCGGCTTTCCACAAGTGGTATTTCCACACTGTGGGAGCCAGGACCTTCGGGTTCTTGATGGTCGATGGGCACACGTATTTTGCCATCGTAGATCCAAGCGTAGGGAATTTGGCCATTCTTCGGTTCCTGGAGCACATTCAGGAAGGCTTTAAGAAGGTGGTGAAGAATGGTTTTCACGACGAGTTGGTGCCCATCATCCAGAGGCTTATAGCATCATTGGAGAACATGCCCAAATCTGCCTTTGCATTGGATGAAAATTCTGAGCAGGTTGCATCTAGTGATGGTTCTGTTTCTACAGAGGCGCCATTGCTGGGGATCAAGCatcacgagaagaagaagaagaagatgaaggataAAGTAGTTCAAAGTGATGATGTGGTTGAAGACCATGCTGATGGCACGGTAAATATTAATGTGGCACAACAGACAATGGGGACAATGTCACTGCAAAGGAGCTCGAGCTCATCAAGGCCTCACTCGCAACAACCAGGGAGGAGGCTGTGGTGGCGCCATGTGAAGATAGTCGTAGCTGCCGATGTAATTATCTGCTTGGTCCTGTTTGGTGCTTGGTTGGCAGTGTGCAAGGGTTTCCATTGTGTTTCAGGAAAGTAG